TACAATGGCACGAAGTAGAAAAGTACGATATTAAATAACAGATTCTGGAGGAATGAAATGTACTCATTAAAGCGGCCCTTTACATTTATCATAAGTTTAATTCTTGTTTTTACACTTCTTATCCCCGGTATTGGAACAGGAACACCTTCGGCGGCAGCCGCTGAAGGTGTTCCTGTAACCGTACATCAACTCAAAGGCAGTCTCAATGTTAACGGTATTTATTACGGGCCAGTAGAACTTGGGCTCACCATTCAGAATCCGGGCTCTGGCGTTTCTTCAACCCGCTATAGCTTGGACGATGGAGGATCTTGGCTAACCTACAATCAACCGATCTCTTTCTCAGATAAAAAGGTATACCATATTCTTTATCAGTCCATTGGACTAAATAACAATAATGAAGCACCTAAAGAAGTTTCCTTCACCATAAAAAAAGATAATTTCCCTCCAGAGACATCTGTTTCAGTGAATGGAACGTTAGGACAAAATTCTTATTACAACAGCAATGTTACAGTTTCTCTTAATGCAACCGATGCGCATTCCGGGATACAATACTCTGAGTATAGTTTCAATGCGGGACAGACATGGATTAAGTACACCACTCCTTTTACTGTGGAAGGGCCTAGTACAATCATCTACTACCGTTCAACGGATGTTGACGGGAACGTGGAAAAAGCAAAAAAAACGAAGATCAGTGTGGATAAGGAGCCACCGTCTTCTCCTGACTTCAATATTAGTCCGGATGTGTGGAGTAACTCTTCGTTCACCGTTACTATAACAGATGGTATCGACAGTCAGAGTGGTACTTTAAAATCACAGTATCGTATAGGAAGCTCTGGCGAGTGGCTTGATTATACCCATCCTGTAGTGGTAAACGGGAATGGACTGATGAATATATATGCCAGGACGCTGGACTATGCCGGAAACAGCAGTATGATAGCCGAACATACATTGCAGTTTGATAAAACATCTCCTACTGTGCCATTAGTTGGTCTTAGTACTTCCGATTGGACTAATGAACCAGTCTATATCAATCTGGATGGTGGTACAGATGCTGAGAGTCAAGTTCGAGGTTACGATTATAAGGTAGGTACGGCTGCAGAGTGGAGTGAATATGTTAATTCATTTCCTGTCCGCAGCGAAGGACTTACCAAGGTGTATGCCCGGACGATTGACATGGCGGGGAATGTAAGTGCAACTGCAGAAGGCACTGTTAAGATCGATTTAACTCCGCCAGTTGCACCTGCGAATATTTTTAAAATTAATCAGTTTGGAACTTCAGCCCTGATTCGCTGGTCAGCAGGTTCAGACAGCCTATCAGGAGTGAGCGAATATGAAGTTTTGAACGGAGAAGAGTTGCTTGGAATCACCAAGGATCAGCAGATTAAGCTGGAAAATATTCGTCCGAATGAGAAATACTCCATTACTGTAGTAACCATAGATAATGCTGGTAATGTTTCTGAAGAAACGATTCCACTGGTTTTCTTCACCAGTAGCATTGCGGTATCCGGATATCGTGATCATAACTTTGCTCTGAATAATCAGGGACAGGTCTGGGGCTGGGGCCTTAATAATAAAGGTCAACTGGGAGATGGTACTCTCGTAACCCGAAATATTGCAACACGAATCTCAGCACTCGATGGCTTCGCTATGATCTCATCCGGATTGACCCAGAATATTGGGCTGCGTGCTGATGGTACCGTGTGGACCTGGGGACAAAGTAGCGCCGGTAGTAATGTATCCTTGCAGTCAGTAGCCGGACTTGATCATATCGTATCCATCTCCTCTGGTCTCGGACACTTCGTGGCCCTGAAAGAGGATGGAACGGTCTGGACCTGGGGGAATAATGGTTTTGGACAACTGGGTACGGGAACAATTAATAGTTCTGCTGTTCCTGTGCAAGTCAGCGGATTGAACTCGGTTGTCTCGATTGCTGGCGGATATTACAACACTATGGCACTGAAAGAGGATGGCACCGTTTGGATCTGGGGGGATGGCTCCAGAGGGATTCTTGGATATAATCCAACTGCTGAATATAAGCAACTTATCCCTTTGCAGATTCAAGGGCTGGATCATATTATTCAAATTGATTTCTCCTATATGCACGGAGCCGCACTTAAGAAGGATGGAACTGTGTGGACCTGGGGATTTAATGCATACGGTCAGCTTGGAAATGGGTCCACTTATGATGCCTCGGGTCCGGCAAAGGTTCAGAATTTGAGTAATATTATCAAGATATCTTCCTCGTATGCTCATAATTTAGCATTAACTGGTGAAGGTAAGGTCTGGAGCTGGGGTGACAATGCCCAAGGTGAATTGGGTGACGGCACTATTGTTCAGAACAGACTGGTTCCTGTTCGTTCTGCACATCTGGATGGAATTGCTGATATTGAGGCTGCTGAGTTTTACAGCTTTGCTGTCAAACTGGATGGCTCCATGTGGGCCTGGGGAGTTAATAGTGACGCTCAACTGGGAACAGGGAATCTGACTCTGCAGCGTACCCGTACTATAGTAACTGGAATAGATTATCCGGTTGATATTCAAGTTCCAGTTACCCCTAATTTGACGAGTACAGGAAAAACGGCAACTACAGCTGTACTTTCTTGGAACGAGGCTTCCGATAATCACGGTATCAAGGATTATCTGGTTTATCGAGGGTCAAATCTGATTCAGGCACTTCCTGTAGACGGTAACTCCATCGAGTCAGTGACAGGGTACACTGCTACAGGTCTTGCGCCTGGAACCACATATACCTTCTCGGTTAAGGCGAGGGATTATGCTAATAATGTTTCTGCCTCT
The sequence above is a segment of the Paenibacillus sp. FSL R7-0204 genome. Coding sequences within it:
- a CDS encoding RCC1 domain-containing protein — translated: MYSLKRPFTFIISLILVFTLLIPGIGTGTPSAAAAEGVPVTVHQLKGSLNVNGIYYGPVELGLTIQNPGSGVSSTRYSLDDGGSWLTYNQPISFSDKKVYHILYQSIGLNNNNEAPKEVSFTIKKDNFPPETSVSVNGTLGQNSYYNSNVTVSLNATDAHSGIQYSEYSFNAGQTWIKYTTPFTVEGPSTIIYYRSTDVDGNVEKAKKTKISVDKEPPSSPDFNISPDVWSNSSFTVTITDGIDSQSGTLKSQYRIGSSGEWLDYTHPVVVNGNGLMNIYARTLDYAGNSSMIAEHTLQFDKTSPTVPLVGLSTSDWTNEPVYINLDGGTDAESQVRGYDYKVGTAAEWSEYVNSFPVRSEGLTKVYARTIDMAGNVSATAEGTVKIDLTPPVAPANIFKINQFGTSALIRWSAGSDSLSGVSEYEVLNGEELLGITKDQQIKLENIRPNEKYSITVVTIDNAGNVSEETIPLVFFTSSIAVSGYRDHNFALNNQGQVWGWGLNNKGQLGDGTLVTRNIATRISALDGFAMISSGLTQNIGLRADGTVWTWGQSSAGSNVSLQSVAGLDHIVSISSGLGHFVALKEDGTVWTWGNNGFGQLGTGTINSSAVPVQVSGLNSVVSIAGGYYNTMALKEDGTVWIWGDGSRGILGYNPTAEYKQLIPLQIQGLDHIIQIDFSYMHGAALKKDGTVWTWGFNAYGQLGNGSTYDASGPAKVQNLSNIIKISSSYAHNLALTGEGKVWSWGDNAQGELGDGTIVQNRLVPVRSAHLDGIADIEAAEFYSFAVKLDGSMWAWGVNSDAQLGTGNLTLQRTRTIVTGIDYPVDIQVPVTPNLTSTGKTATTAVLSWNEASDNHGIKDYLVYRGSNLIQALPVDGNSIESVTGYTATGLAPGTTYTFSVKARDYANNVSASSNVVSVTMEASAPMAVSAGSDQTYALKSDGSVWTWGNNYQGQLGNGKATSSNKATQTVNLSSIAAISAGGSYGLALKSDGSVWGWGDNSLGQLGYQPIPYQQYLPTRIENFQSVTAISAGQTHSLALKSDGTVWAWGSNYYGELGLGTTGNKYAPTKIPSLSGVKAISAGMFYSLALKNDGSVWAWGMNMNGQLGNGSTTDSMIPVKVNSLVNVSSLSAGFYHALALKTDGTVWAWGSNSYGQLGDRTYTDRSNPVNVTSISGITQISAGMYHSIAKKDSALYSWGYNASGQLGNNSTSPSSSPVTVSALTNIKDIDAGVSHNAAIDGNIVKTWGGNSSGELGNGSSYDSRVPVTVLGLTPSQTTSLKTITSSTLVTKDLIVSGEAGQSLYKNIKFPEGFVMPDLIAPTAPAYVKMTKNTGAIVMQWEESKDNRGIKEYWVFINEKLVLKTTAHEGIELQLPENEVISITVIAVDEAGNVSKPSMPVSP